A stretch of the Apteryx mantelli isolate bAptMan1 chromosome 3, bAptMan1.hap1, whole genome shotgun sequence genome encodes the following:
- the SMPDL3A gene encoding cyclic GMP-AMP phosphodiesterase SMPDL3A, translating to MEPRGGRAARLALGLALLCSSLDPAAAAPAGPQPPSAVGQFWHVSDLHLDPTYHITPDRTKVCSSSKGVNASDPGPFGDFLCDSPYQLILSAFAFMKDSEQQVSFMIWTGDSPPHVPVKELSTKLVINIIGNMSSTIRNFFPDLQVFPALGNHDYWPQDQLPVTTSEVYNAVADFWKPWLTDEAISTFRKGGFYTQLFESSVSSQPLRIISLNTNLYYSPNSVTVNITDPANQLAWLDGILETSSQKKEKVYIIGHVPVGYLPFARNTTAIREYYNERLVKIFRKYSGVIAGQFFGHTHRDSIMVLLDEEEQPVNSLFVTPAVTPVKNVWQMESNNPGVRLYQYDLLNYSLLDLWQFYLDLRDANKKNESNWKLEYILTKAYGVEDLKPESLYEMVKQLSVPHSRLFEQYYSNFIVSYDKTIVCEGGCKTCQICAIQYLDYSSYTDCIKQEALWR from the exons ATGGAGCCGCGGGGGGGACGCGCCGCCCGCCTGGCCCTCGGCCTGGCGCTGCTCTGCTCCTCGCTGGAcccggccgcggcagcgccggcgggcCCGCAGCCCCCCTCCGCAGTGG gGCAGTTCTGGCATGTATCTGACTTGCATTTAGACCCAACTTACCACATCACCCCGGATCGCACCAAAGTTTGTTCTTCTTCCAAAGGAGTCAATGCTTCTGACCCAGGCCCTTTTGGAGACTTTTTGTGTGATTCGCCATATCAGCTTATTTTGTCAGCATTTGCATTCATGAAGGATTCTGAACAACAAGTTTCATTCATGATTTGGACGGG AGATAGTCCTCCTCATGTTCCAGTGAAAGAACTCTCCACAAAGTTGGTCATTAACATCATTGGCAATATGAGTTCTACAATACGTAATTTCTTCCCGGATCTTCAGGTTTTCCCAGCCTTGGGCAATCATGACTACTGGCCACAG GATCAACTTCCTGTAACTACCAGTGAAGTTTACAATGCTGTAGCAGATTTCTGGAAACCTTGGCTAACTGATGAAGCAATCAGTACCTTCAGAAAAG GTGGCTTCTACACACAACTGTTCGAATCCAGTGTTAGCTCTCAGCCACTGAGGATAATCAGTTTGAACACAAATTTATATTACAGCCCCAACAGTGTGACTGTGAATATCACTGACCCAGCCAACCAGTTAGCCTGGCTGGATGGAATACTAGAAACCTCTtcacaaaagaaggaaaag GTATATATAATAGGACATGTACCAGTAGGATACTTGCCGTTTGCAAGGAATACTACAGCTATCAGGGAGTATTACAATGAAAGACTGGTAAAGATTTTTCGCAAATACAGTGGTGTTATCGCTGGGCAGTTTTTTGGACACACGCACAGAGATAGTATCATGGTCCTCTTGGATGAAGAAG AACAACCAGTAAATTCCTTGTTCGTGACACCTGCTGTAACCCCAGTGAAGAATGTGTGGCAAATGGAGTCCAATAACCCTGGTGTCAGATTGTATCAATATGATCTTCTTAATTATAGCTTGCTG GATCTTTGGCAGTTTTACTTGGACCTCAGAGACGCCaacaagaaaaatgaatcaaactGGAAATTAGAATACATCCTGACTAAAGCTTACGGCGTTGAAGACTTGAAGCCAGAAAGCTTATATGAAATGGTCAAGCAGTTGTCTGTGCCACACAGCAGACTGTTTGAGCAGTATTATAGTAACTTCATTGTGAGTTATGACAAAACCATTGTCTGTGAAGGGGGATGCAAAACCTGCCAGATATGTGCAATCCAATATTTGGATTATTCTTCATACACAGATTGTATCAAGCAGGAAGCACTGTGGAGATGA
- the FABP7 gene encoding fatty acid-binding protein, brain, which translates to MVEAFCATWKLVDSQNFDEYMKALGVGFATRQVGNVTKPTVIISSEGDKVVIRTQSTFKNTEISFKLGEEFDETTPDDRNCKSVVTLDGDKLVHVQKWDGKETNFVREIKDGKMIMTLTFGDVVAVRHYDKA; encoded by the exons ATGGTCGAGGCTTTCTGCGCGACGTGGAAGCTGGTGGACAGCCAGAATTTCGACGAGTACATGAAGGCGCTGG GAGTGGGGTTTGCTACTCGGCAGGTGGGGAATGTGACTAAACCCACTGTGATTATCAGCAGCGAGGGGGACAAAGTAGTGATCAGGACTCAGAGCACTTTCAAAAACACAGAAATCAGCTTTAAACTTGGAGAGGAATTTGATGAAACTACCCCAGATGATAGAAACTGCAAA TCGGTTGTGACACTGGATGGAGACAAGCTAGTGCATGTACAGAAATGGGATGGCAAAGAGACAAACTTTGttagagaaataaaggatggCAAAATGATTATG ACTCTCACCTTTGGTGATGTGGTTGCTGTTCGCCACTATGATAAAGCGTAG